The following proteins are encoded in a genomic region of Takifugu flavidus isolate HTHZ2018 chromosome 3, ASM371156v2, whole genome shotgun sequence:
- the LOC130522746 gene encoding NACHT and WD repeat domain-containing protein 2 isoform X2 produces MWPSGAGSRQPCPRESALRRAAVSGNISALPPHHVPGGRSVRVFICCNPDDTVAERNALKEHVYPKLRDFCRENYGIEFQVVDLYWGVDPEEWDSPELQRLRMKLLEECLKTSAGPCFVGLVGEKYGSIRVPGEVESAEFEMILDAAVEAGLDTHILEEWYCRDENSVPPAYYLKPKAQMLKNFQNSMESSSVAKTKNDKAWRNVSEEIKRLFRTAVLQLQEKGTMKSTEAKKFLCSALEDELDFALGKQTPAFLRKCVCYIRKISNFDRFAKLPEMGRYMDIVVSADRVMRNQEAYERLLKVRDEFIPTVVAASNLRVYSSVTHCDMKLGYSQEVESNYVEGLCKQFYEDMVDIIQATVQQNFDTEKDTLYDEILQHLSLCKSHAALHQSKNESLDYIQEYLLPSKGSRMSPLVVYGGPCTGKTVLLAEAARQAYTWLQNEMGPETDPVVIVRFIGSTQLSTDLRTLLQSICEQIALNYRCLIHFLPNKIQEMKELLINLLGESSFHRPLVIVLDALEQLSEADEVRKLWWLPIHLPRTVRIVVSTLPNKHGILQKLRHLIHDEGYYVELVQRDRKVCSQTLKQQLLGVKRKVTSGQQIYVNEALSKCTLPMFVNLIYREVVHWRSHKDVDDRSLCSTVHESIEQLFYSVENKLGQRFVFRALGYITMAKAGLTEVELEDILSLDNIVLGDVIVATYLKNPLRISYDLVAKLKEELEGYLVERQVRNVTLMVWANRHLHLIAQKLYLSNEEDVHQMHSLLAEYFLGAWSGGRKKIFTYDNNHFTSLNISHHKNAHQHSHEKASSDKYSYDRQSPEQPWVFQCNLLEPDIFFVNHRKMTELVYHLSRSGRTDDLMFGVIMNFSWLYTMIKIGQFEKALTDIDLAYSYTQEKELKFLATTLRSIKVKVLKNPASLSAELQQRLLPVVTSLPKLRHLLLECDKDGPKYCSIVPLHSSMDVTYSPERLPLCSSYMQIVEILPTLAPNIVLVALEDGSVSTWDVESRQLLRQIDTARAVVLGIRLTTDEKYLVVATTKNTLLIYDNHKSCLLSEVEIKGSKHGGVTGGVAFINGFTLSTHHALAWLEASKDVNVIDLLYGWPLYQFHCWYEVTCVQCSPDGMYAFCGQYLNTASIFHLGNGEKLATVTSEFSGGFVKSILILDTLNQMVMIDNEGSLSVWNTKEITNPRLMEDYDCRGDDSEVVSIELSEDQRSLLLCKAQSIEVLDTKVWKMVEKFKAKRSELFVAAVLSKNGQSIVASMENTSSIFVWRRDSGQCMASLIEISGAIVKLIKSVHHNLLLSVASSGVLSVWDIDIITAMSNIDKTGKKIQTLLLSGREDYVFTMDGSEAVHKWNFSTGFIETVFKHEGMVENCVLTSSGDLMVTSDDKSSQYIWQTNNGENIFRINGQRISQLLITHNDQFVVSLCEQNASRVWRLATGHKVCNILVTLQNALITTANTFLVGTSKNKLLAVSLWSGSVSKKFVCDDGITIVNFKLIPDCPDCVVFITSTETIFIWSVADESVCRRVQLPSNFLKNLEDFQISPNGKVGIVSKGDDNINVLDLHSGKLRVVHAAGIIWRQKLSRDGRYLVYVCFRNCDEDDDAGVVSNLIVMRLADGKSIGTCSLYKTPTFLSLSQRALNIIIGFEDGSIGTYTVVDRVDAALKIKIATSNSRQIVNNASQKVRPKCCNNSFKTVADCTWRESTEVFSRDSPINVSDSGEVESTTPIKKD; encoded by the exons ATGTGGCCGTCGGGAGCGGGGAGCAGGCAGCCCTGCCCGCGGGAGTCGGCGCTGCGCAGGGCGGCCGTCAGCGGGAACATCTCCGCCCTGCCGCCGCACCACGTCCCGGGCGGCCGCAGCGTCCGAGTCTTCATCTGCTGCAACCCCGACG ACACGGTGGCCGAGAGGAACGCGCTGAAAGAGCACGTGTACCCCAAACTACGAGATTTCTGCAGGGAGAACTACGGCATCGAATTCCAG GTGGTGGACCTCTACTGGGGCGTGGACCCGGAAGAGTGGGACAGTCCGGAGCTGCAGCGGCTCCGAATGAAGCTCCTGGAGGAATGCCTGAAGACCTCAGCAGGGCCGTGTTTCGTG GGTCTGGTGGGGGAGAAGTACGGCAGCATCCGAGTGCCGGGCGAGGTGGAGTCGGCCGAGTTCGAGATGATCCTGGACGCAGCCGTGGAGGCGGGGCTGGACACACACATTCTGGAAGAGTGGTACTGCAGGGACGAAAATTCCGTGCCACCCGCATACTACCTCAAACCTAAAGCCCAAATGCTCAAGAACTTCCAGAACTCG ATGGAGTCGAGCAGCGTAGCCAAGACTAAGAACGACAAGGCCTGGAGGAACGTCTCTGAGGAGATCAAGAGACTCTTCAGAACAGcggtgctgcagcttcaggagaAGGGGACCATGAAGAGCACCGAGGCCAAGAAGTTCCTCTGCTCCG CCTTGGAGGATGAGCTGGACTTCGCTCTTGGGAAACAAACTCCGGCCTTTCTCAGGAAATGCGTCTGCTACATCCGCAAGATATCCAACTTCGACCGCTTTGCCAAGCTCCCCGAGATGGGCCGATACATGGACATCGTCGTCAGCGCGGACCGAGTCATGCGCAACCAGGAGGCCTACGAGCGTCTCCTGAAGGTGCGGGACGAGTTCATCCCCACCGTGGTCGCCGCCTCCAACCTCCGCGTTTATTCCTCGGTGACGCACTGCGACATGAAGCTAGGCTACTCTCAGGAGGTGGAGAGCAACTACGTGGAGGGTTTGTGCAAGCAGTTCTACGAGGACATGGTGGACATCATCCAAGCTACCGTGCAGCAGAACTTTGACACGGAGAAGGACACGCTTTATGACGAGATCCTGCAGCACCTGTCCCTCTGCAAAAGCCACGCTGCGCTTCACCAATCCAAGAATGAGTCTTTGGACTACATACAGGAGTATCTTCTGCCCTCCAAGGGCAGCAGAATGAGCCCCCTGGTGGTCTACGGAGGACCCTGCACTGGGAAGACGGTGCTGCTAGCTGAGGCTgccagacag GCCTACACGTGGTTGCAAAACGAGATGGGCCCGGAAACCGACCCGGTGGTCATTGTGCGGTTCATCGGCTCCACTCAGCTCTCAACAGACCTCCGCACCCTCCTTCAGAGCATTTGTGAACAGATTGCACTAAACTACCGCTGCCTGATTCACTTTTTGCCTAACAAGATCCaggagatgaaggagctgctgaTCAACCTTCTCGGGGAATCTTCATTCCACAGGCCTTTAGTCATCGTCCTGGACGCCCTGGAGCAGCTCTCGGAGGCAGACGAAGTCCGCAAGCTGTGGTGGCTCCCTATACACCTTCCTCGGACCGTCCGGATTGTTGTCTCAACTTTGCCCAACAAACACGGCATCCTGCAGAAGCTTCGGCACCTCATCCACGATGAGGGCTATTATGTCGAATTAGTCCAGAGGGACCGAAAGGTCTGCAGCCAAACcctgaaacagcagctgcttggAGTGAAAAGGAAAGTCACTTCGGGACAGCAAATCTATGTCAACGAGGCACTCTCCAAGTGCACATTGCCAATGTTTGTCAATCTCATCTACAGAGAAGTTGTTCATTGGAGGTCTCACAAAGATGTCGATGATCGGTCCCTGTGCTCCACTGTGCACGAAAGCATAGAACAGCTGTTCTACTCAGTGGAGAACAAGTTGGGCCAACGATTTGTCTTCAGAGCATTAGGGTATATCACCATGGCCAAGGCAGGGCTGACAGAGGTTGAGCTGGAAGATATCTTGTCTCTTGATAATATAGTTCTCGGTGATGTTATTGTGGCCACTTACCTCAAAAACCCCTTGAGAATATCTTACGATTTGGTAGCGAAGCTAAAAGAGGAACTGGAGGGCTATTTGGTGGAAAGACAGGTGCGTAACGTCACCTTGATGGTTTGGGCTAACCGACACCTGCATCTCATCGCCCAGAAACTGTACCTCAGCAACGAAGAGGATGTCCATCAAATGCACAGCCTCCTCGCCGAGTACTTTCTGGGCGCGTGGTCCGGAGGCAGGAAAAAGATCTTCACCTACGACAACAATCATTTCACGTCCCTGAATATATCTCACCACAAAAACGCCCATCAGCATTCACACGAAAAAGCCTCCTCTGACAAGTACTCCTACGATCGGCAGTCTCCGGAGCAGCCTTGGGTGTTCCAGTGCAACCTTTTGGAGCCTGACATCTTCTTTGTGAACCACAGGAAGATGACCGAGCTGGTGTACCACCTGAGCAGGAGTGGACGGACTGATGACCTCATGTTTGGCGTCATCATGAACTTTAGCTGGCTGTACACCATGATAAAGATCGGTCAGTTTGAGAAGGCTTTAACGGACATTGACCTGGCGTATAGCTACACCCAAGAAAAGGAGCTGAAGTTCCTGGCAACCACTCTCCGTAGCATCAAAGTGAAAGTGCTGAAGAATCCAGCTTCAttgtctgcagagctgcaacAAAGGCTTCTTCCAGTTGTCACCTCCCTCCCAAAGCTCCGACACCTTCTGCTGGAGTGTGACAAAGATGGTCCGAAGTACTGCTCCATCGTgcctctccactcctccatgGACGTCACCTACAGCCCTGAGaggcttcctctctgctctagCTACATGCAGATCGTAGAGATCTTGCCCACTCTCGCCCCGAACATAGTCCTCGTTGCACTTGAAGATGGTTCTGTCAGCACCTGGGATGTAGAGAGCCGCCAGCTTCTGAGACAGATCGACACAGCCAGAGCTGTCGTGCTGGGAATCAGGTTAACCACTGATGAAAAGTATCTGGTTGTTGCCACAACCAAAAACACGCTGCTGATCTACGATAATCACAAGTCCTGCCTTTTATCCGAGGTTGAAATCAAAGGGTCCAAGCACGGCGGCGTCACTGGCGGGGTGGCTTTCATTAACGGTTTCACCTTGTCCACCCATCATGCTCTGGCTTGGCTTGAAGCCAGCAAAGACGTCAACGTTATTGACCTGCTCTACGGCTGGCCTCTTTATCAGTTCCATTGCTGGTATGAAGTGACATGTGTCCAGTGCTCCCCCGATGGGATGTATGCCTTCTGCGGCCAGTACCTCAACACCGCATCCATCTTTCATCTGGGAAACGGAGAGAAGTTGGCCACAGTGACGTCCGAATTTTCTGGCGGATTCGTAAAGTCCATTCTGATTCTGGACACTCTCAACCAAATGGTGATGATCGACAATGAAGGCAGTCTGTCAGTGTGGAACACCAAAGAGATCACCAACCCCAGGTTGATGGAGGACTACGACTGCAGAGGAGACGACAGTGAGGTGGTGAGCATAGAACTATCTGAAGACCAAcgctctcttctcctctgtaaGGCCCAAAGTATCGAGGTTCTGGACACAAAGGTGTGGAAAATGGTCGAGAAGTTCAAAGCCAAACGCTCTGAGCTGTTTGTAGCTGCCGTTTTATCCAAGAATGGACAAAGCATCGTGGCCTCCATGGAGAACACCTCTTCGATTTTTGTGTGGAGGCGGGACAGTGGACAGTGCATGGCTAGCCTGATTGAGATTTCAGGCGCTATTGTCAAACTCATCAAATCCGTTCACCACAaccttcttctctctgttgcCAGCAGTGGAGTGTTGTCCGTTTGGGACATCGATATCATCACGGCCATGTCCAATATTGACAAGACTGGCAAGAAGATCCAGACCCTCCTTCTGTCCGGCAGAGAGGATTATGTTTTTACCATGGATGGTTCAGAAGCTGTCCACAAATGGAATTTCAGCACTGGCTTCATTGAGACCGTCTTTAAGCACGAAGGCATGGTCGAGAACTGTGTCCTAACCTCCTCAGGGGATCTCATGGTGACTTCCGATGACAAGTCCAGTCAGTACATCTGGCAAACCAACAATGGAGAGAACATCTTCCGCATCAACGGACAGAGAATATCGCAGCTACTTATCACCCACAACGACCAGTTTGTTGTTTCCCTCTGTGAGCAGAATGCCTCCAGAGTTTGGAGGCTTGCTACCGGTCACAAAGTCTGCAACATTTTGGTCACTCTTCAGAACGCATTGATCACCACCGCAAACACGTTCCTGGTGGGAACGTCCAAAAACAAGCTGCTTGCTGTCAGCCTCTGGTCAGGCAGCGTGTCCAAGAAGTTTGTCTGCGATGATGGCATCACCATCGTCAACTTCAAGCTCATTCCCGACTGCCCCGACTGCGTGGTGTTCATCACGTCTACGGAAACCATCTTCATCTGGAGCGTGGCGGACGAGTCCGTCTGCAGGCGAGTCCAGCTTCCCTCCAACTTCCTGAAGAATCTAGAGGACTTCCAGATCTCCCCTAATGGAAAAGTAGGCATTGTATCCAAGGGCGATGATAACATCAATGTCTTGGACCTGCACAGCGGGAAGCTAAGGGTCGTCCATGCTGCTGGGATAATTTGGCGTCAGAAGTTATCAAGAGACGGCCGATACCTCGTGTATGTCTGCTTCCGGAACTGTGACGAAGACGACGACGCCGGCGTCGTGTCCAACCTGATCGTAATGCGCCTCGCTGATGGCAAGAGCATCGGCACGTGCTCCTTATACAAGACCCCCACCTTCCTGTCGCTTTCGCAGCGAGCGCTGAACATCATCATCGGCTTCGAGGACGGCAGCATCGGCACCTACACAGTGGTGGATCGCGTCGACGCTGCCTTGAAGATTAAAATCGCCACCTCCAACAGCAGACAGATTGTCAACAACGCCTCGCAGAAGGTGCGGCCCAAGTGCTGCAACAATTCCTTCAAGACTGTTGCCGACTGCACTTGGCGGGAGTCGACCGAGGTTTTCTCAAGGGACAGCCCAATCAACGTGTCTGACTCTGGGGAAGTCGAGTCAACCACACCTATCAAAAAAGACTGA
- the zgc:194930 gene encoding uncharacterized protein zgc:194930 → MGCQCCRMIKSYIYDPTAPADVRKADSAGSSLYQPHHLPGAPPSGGPNKQKQGFNNLGYSKSSDSTLKLEVDNNHVNHRLHGAPPPAEVYIIQPERTRWMVQERSPSQVPVYPNMEYQNHTGYDERGPRGVRSGWDNAVTGCVNSVENLSVDEIDEGVGGTSEYLCDTGDEVSVLSVDIHTSNTSLSSADTRDGLGLPKTPDVSTVESGISVMKSEDEEEPTKDEVQSVTDSMVAEALAALEAATAGEDFE, encoded by the exons ATGGGGTGCCAGTGCTGCCGGATGATAAAAAG CTACATTTACGACCCCACTGCGCCGGCAGACGTGAGGAAGGCCGACTCGGCGGGGAGCTCGCTCTACCAGCCCCATCACCTGCCGGGCGCCCCGCCCAGCGGGGGCCCGAACAAGCAGAAGCAAGGCTTCAACAACCTGGGCTACAGCAAGTCCAGCGACAGCACGCTGAAGCTGGAGGTGGACAACAACCACGTCAACCACAGGCTGCACGGCGCGCCGCCGCCCGCCGAGGTCTACATCATCCAGCCCGAGAGGACGAGATGGATGGTCCAGGAGAGGAGCCCAAGCCAGGTGCCCGTTTACCCAAACATGGAGTACCAGAACCACACCGGCTACGATGAGCGGGGCCCCCGGGGAGTGCGGAGCGGCTGGGACAACGCAGTCACGGGATGCGTCAACAGTGTGGAAAACTTATCGGTGGATGAAATAGACGAGGGCGTCGGAGGGACGTCGGAGTATCTGTGCGACACGGGGGACGAGGTCAGCGTCCTGTCGGTGGACATCCACACCAGCAACACCAGCCTGTCCTCGGCCGACACCAGGGACGGGCTCGGGCTGCCAAAGACTCCGGACGTTTCCACCGTGGAGAGCGGCATCTCGGTGATGAAgagcgaggatgaggaggagccgACCAAGGACGAGGTGCAGAGCGTCACGGACTCGATGGTGGCCGAGGCTCTAGCCGCCCTGGAGGCCGCCACCGCCGGAGAGGACTTTGAGTGA
- the LOC130522746 gene encoding NACHT and WD repeat domain-containing protein 2 isoform X1 produces the protein MKRMNPRWKSSPMWPSGAGSRQPCPRESALRRAAVSGNISALPPHHVPGGRSVRVFICCNPDDTVAERNALKEHVYPKLRDFCRENYGIEFQVVDLYWGVDPEEWDSPELQRLRMKLLEECLKTSAGPCFVGLVGEKYGSIRVPGEVESAEFEMILDAAVEAGLDTHILEEWYCRDENSVPPAYYLKPKAQMLKNFQNSMESSSVAKTKNDKAWRNVSEEIKRLFRTAVLQLQEKGTMKSTEAKKFLCSALEDELDFALGKQTPAFLRKCVCYIRKISNFDRFAKLPEMGRYMDIVVSADRVMRNQEAYERLLKVRDEFIPTVVAASNLRVYSSVTHCDMKLGYSQEVESNYVEGLCKQFYEDMVDIIQATVQQNFDTEKDTLYDEILQHLSLCKSHAALHQSKNESLDYIQEYLLPSKGSRMSPLVVYGGPCTGKTVLLAEAARQAYTWLQNEMGPETDPVVIVRFIGSTQLSTDLRTLLQSICEQIALNYRCLIHFLPNKIQEMKELLINLLGESSFHRPLVIVLDALEQLSEADEVRKLWWLPIHLPRTVRIVVSTLPNKHGILQKLRHLIHDEGYYVELVQRDRKVCSQTLKQQLLGVKRKVTSGQQIYVNEALSKCTLPMFVNLIYREVVHWRSHKDVDDRSLCSTVHESIEQLFYSVENKLGQRFVFRALGYITMAKAGLTEVELEDILSLDNIVLGDVIVATYLKNPLRISYDLVAKLKEELEGYLVERQVRNVTLMVWANRHLHLIAQKLYLSNEEDVHQMHSLLAEYFLGAWSGGRKKIFTYDNNHFTSLNISHHKNAHQHSHEKASSDKYSYDRQSPEQPWVFQCNLLEPDIFFVNHRKMTELVYHLSRSGRTDDLMFGVIMNFSWLYTMIKIGQFEKALTDIDLAYSYTQEKELKFLATTLRSIKVKVLKNPASLSAELQQRLLPVVTSLPKLRHLLLECDKDGPKYCSIVPLHSSMDVTYSPERLPLCSSYMQIVEILPTLAPNIVLVALEDGSVSTWDVESRQLLRQIDTARAVVLGIRLTTDEKYLVVATTKNTLLIYDNHKSCLLSEVEIKGSKHGGVTGGVAFINGFTLSTHHALAWLEASKDVNVIDLLYGWPLYQFHCWYEVTCVQCSPDGMYAFCGQYLNTASIFHLGNGEKLATVTSEFSGGFVKSILILDTLNQMVMIDNEGSLSVWNTKEITNPRLMEDYDCRGDDSEVVSIELSEDQRSLLLCKAQSIEVLDTKVWKMVEKFKAKRSELFVAAVLSKNGQSIVASMENTSSIFVWRRDSGQCMASLIEISGAIVKLIKSVHHNLLLSVASSGVLSVWDIDIITAMSNIDKTGKKIQTLLLSGREDYVFTMDGSEAVHKWNFSTGFIETVFKHEGMVENCVLTSSGDLMVTSDDKSSQYIWQTNNGENIFRINGQRISQLLITHNDQFVVSLCEQNASRVWRLATGHKVCNILVTLQNALITTANTFLVGTSKNKLLAVSLWSGSVSKKFVCDDGITIVNFKLIPDCPDCVVFITSTETIFIWSVADESVCRRVQLPSNFLKNLEDFQISPNGKVGIVSKGDDNINVLDLHSGKLRVVHAAGIIWRQKLSRDGRYLVYVCFRNCDEDDDAGVVSNLIVMRLADGKSIGTCSLYKTPTFLSLSQRALNIIIGFEDGSIGTYTVVDRVDAALKIKIATSNSRQIVNNASQKVRPKCCNNSFKTVADCTWRESTEVFSRDSPINVSDSGEVESTTPIKKD, from the exons ATGAAGCGCATGAAT ccacgGTGGAAGTCGTCCCCCATGTGGCCGTCGGGAGCGGGGAGCAGGCAGCCCTGCCCGCGGGAGTCGGCGCTGCGCAGGGCGGCCGTCAGCGGGAACATCTCCGCCCTGCCGCCGCACCACGTCCCGGGCGGCCGCAGCGTCCGAGTCTTCATCTGCTGCAACCCCGACG ACACGGTGGCCGAGAGGAACGCGCTGAAAGAGCACGTGTACCCCAAACTACGAGATTTCTGCAGGGAGAACTACGGCATCGAATTCCAG GTGGTGGACCTCTACTGGGGCGTGGACCCGGAAGAGTGGGACAGTCCGGAGCTGCAGCGGCTCCGAATGAAGCTCCTGGAGGAATGCCTGAAGACCTCAGCAGGGCCGTGTTTCGTG GGTCTGGTGGGGGAGAAGTACGGCAGCATCCGAGTGCCGGGCGAGGTGGAGTCGGCCGAGTTCGAGATGATCCTGGACGCAGCCGTGGAGGCGGGGCTGGACACACACATTCTGGAAGAGTGGTACTGCAGGGACGAAAATTCCGTGCCACCCGCATACTACCTCAAACCTAAAGCCCAAATGCTCAAGAACTTCCAGAACTCG ATGGAGTCGAGCAGCGTAGCCAAGACTAAGAACGACAAGGCCTGGAGGAACGTCTCTGAGGAGATCAAGAGACTCTTCAGAACAGcggtgctgcagcttcaggagaAGGGGACCATGAAGAGCACCGAGGCCAAGAAGTTCCTCTGCTCCG CCTTGGAGGATGAGCTGGACTTCGCTCTTGGGAAACAAACTCCGGCCTTTCTCAGGAAATGCGTCTGCTACATCCGCAAGATATCCAACTTCGACCGCTTTGCCAAGCTCCCCGAGATGGGCCGATACATGGACATCGTCGTCAGCGCGGACCGAGTCATGCGCAACCAGGAGGCCTACGAGCGTCTCCTGAAGGTGCGGGACGAGTTCATCCCCACCGTGGTCGCCGCCTCCAACCTCCGCGTTTATTCCTCGGTGACGCACTGCGACATGAAGCTAGGCTACTCTCAGGAGGTGGAGAGCAACTACGTGGAGGGTTTGTGCAAGCAGTTCTACGAGGACATGGTGGACATCATCCAAGCTACCGTGCAGCAGAACTTTGACACGGAGAAGGACACGCTTTATGACGAGATCCTGCAGCACCTGTCCCTCTGCAAAAGCCACGCTGCGCTTCACCAATCCAAGAATGAGTCTTTGGACTACATACAGGAGTATCTTCTGCCCTCCAAGGGCAGCAGAATGAGCCCCCTGGTGGTCTACGGAGGACCCTGCACTGGGAAGACGGTGCTGCTAGCTGAGGCTgccagacag GCCTACACGTGGTTGCAAAACGAGATGGGCCCGGAAACCGACCCGGTGGTCATTGTGCGGTTCATCGGCTCCACTCAGCTCTCAACAGACCTCCGCACCCTCCTTCAGAGCATTTGTGAACAGATTGCACTAAACTACCGCTGCCTGATTCACTTTTTGCCTAACAAGATCCaggagatgaaggagctgctgaTCAACCTTCTCGGGGAATCTTCATTCCACAGGCCTTTAGTCATCGTCCTGGACGCCCTGGAGCAGCTCTCGGAGGCAGACGAAGTCCGCAAGCTGTGGTGGCTCCCTATACACCTTCCTCGGACCGTCCGGATTGTTGTCTCAACTTTGCCCAACAAACACGGCATCCTGCAGAAGCTTCGGCACCTCATCCACGATGAGGGCTATTATGTCGAATTAGTCCAGAGGGACCGAAAGGTCTGCAGCCAAACcctgaaacagcagctgcttggAGTGAAAAGGAAAGTCACTTCGGGACAGCAAATCTATGTCAACGAGGCACTCTCCAAGTGCACATTGCCAATGTTTGTCAATCTCATCTACAGAGAAGTTGTTCATTGGAGGTCTCACAAAGATGTCGATGATCGGTCCCTGTGCTCCACTGTGCACGAAAGCATAGAACAGCTGTTCTACTCAGTGGAGAACAAGTTGGGCCAACGATTTGTCTTCAGAGCATTAGGGTATATCACCATGGCCAAGGCAGGGCTGACAGAGGTTGAGCTGGAAGATATCTTGTCTCTTGATAATATAGTTCTCGGTGATGTTATTGTGGCCACTTACCTCAAAAACCCCTTGAGAATATCTTACGATTTGGTAGCGAAGCTAAAAGAGGAACTGGAGGGCTATTTGGTGGAAAGACAGGTGCGTAACGTCACCTTGATGGTTTGGGCTAACCGACACCTGCATCTCATCGCCCAGAAACTGTACCTCAGCAACGAAGAGGATGTCCATCAAATGCACAGCCTCCTCGCCGAGTACTTTCTGGGCGCGTGGTCCGGAGGCAGGAAAAAGATCTTCACCTACGACAACAATCATTTCACGTCCCTGAATATATCTCACCACAAAAACGCCCATCAGCATTCACACGAAAAAGCCTCCTCTGACAAGTACTCCTACGATCGGCAGTCTCCGGAGCAGCCTTGGGTGTTCCAGTGCAACCTTTTGGAGCCTGACATCTTCTTTGTGAACCACAGGAAGATGACCGAGCTGGTGTACCACCTGAGCAGGAGTGGACGGACTGATGACCTCATGTTTGGCGTCATCATGAACTTTAGCTGGCTGTACACCATGATAAAGATCGGTCAGTTTGAGAAGGCTTTAACGGACATTGACCTGGCGTATAGCTACACCCAAGAAAAGGAGCTGAAGTTCCTGGCAACCACTCTCCGTAGCATCAAAGTGAAAGTGCTGAAGAATCCAGCTTCAttgtctgcagagctgcaacAAAGGCTTCTTCCAGTTGTCACCTCCCTCCCAAAGCTCCGACACCTTCTGCTGGAGTGTGACAAAGATGGTCCGAAGTACTGCTCCATCGTgcctctccactcctccatgGACGTCACCTACAGCCCTGAGaggcttcctctctgctctagCTACATGCAGATCGTAGAGATCTTGCCCACTCTCGCCCCGAACATAGTCCTCGTTGCACTTGAAGATGGTTCTGTCAGCACCTGGGATGTAGAGAGCCGCCAGCTTCTGAGACAGATCGACACAGCCAGAGCTGTCGTGCTGGGAATCAGGTTAACCACTGATGAAAAGTATCTGGTTGTTGCCACAACCAAAAACACGCTGCTGATCTACGATAATCACAAGTCCTGCCTTTTATCCGAGGTTGAAATCAAAGGGTCCAAGCACGGCGGCGTCACTGGCGGGGTGGCTTTCATTAACGGTTTCACCTTGTCCACCCATCATGCTCTGGCTTGGCTTGAAGCCAGCAAAGACGTCAACGTTATTGACCTGCTCTACGGCTGGCCTCTTTATCAGTTCCATTGCTGGTATGAAGTGACATGTGTCCAGTGCTCCCCCGATGGGATGTATGCCTTCTGCGGCCAGTACCTCAACACCGCATCCATCTTTCATCTGGGAAACGGAGAGAAGTTGGCCACAGTGACGTCCGAATTTTCTGGCGGATTCGTAAAGTCCATTCTGATTCTGGACACTCTCAACCAAATGGTGATGATCGACAATGAAGGCAGTCTGTCAGTGTGGAACACCAAAGAGATCACCAACCCCAGGTTGATGGAGGACTACGACTGCAGAGGAGACGACAGTGAGGTGGTGAGCATAGAACTATCTGAAGACCAAcgctctcttctcctctgtaaGGCCCAAAGTATCGAGGTTCTGGACACAAAGGTGTGGAAAATGGTCGAGAAGTTCAAAGCCAAACGCTCTGAGCTGTTTGTAGCTGCCGTTTTATCCAAGAATGGACAAAGCATCGTGGCCTCCATGGAGAACACCTCTTCGATTTTTGTGTGGAGGCGGGACAGTGGACAGTGCATGGCTAGCCTGATTGAGATTTCAGGCGCTATTGTCAAACTCATCAAATCCGTTCACCACAaccttcttctctctgttgcCAGCAGTGGAGTGTTGTCCGTTTGGGACATCGATATCATCACGGCCATGTCCAATATTGACAAGACTGGCAAGAAGATCCAGACCCTCCTTCTGTCCGGCAGAGAGGATTATGTTTTTACCATGGATGGTTCAGAAGCTGTCCACAAATGGAATTTCAGCACTGGCTTCATTGAGACCGTCTTTAAGCACGAAGGCATGGTCGAGAACTGTGTCCTAACCTCCTCAGGGGATCTCATGGTGACTTCCGATGACAAGTCCAGTCAGTACATCTGGCAAACCAACAATGGAGAGAACATCTTCCGCATCAACGGACAGAGAATATCGCAGCTACTTATCACCCACAACGACCAGTTTGTTGTTTCCCTCTGTGAGCAGAATGCCTCCAGAGTTTGGAGGCTTGCTACCGGTCACAAAGTCTGCAACATTTTGGTCACTCTTCAGAACGCATTGATCACCACCGCAAACACGTTCCTGGTGGGAACGTCCAAAAACAAGCTGCTTGCTGTCAGCCTCTGGTCAGGCAGCGTGTCCAAGAAGTTTGTCTGCGATGATGGCATCACCATCGTCAACTTCAAGCTCATTCCCGACTGCCCCGACTGCGTGGTGTTCATCACGTCTACGGAAACCATCTTCATCTGGAGCGTGGCGGACGAGTCCGTCTGCAGGCGAGTCCAGCTTCCCTCCAACTTCCTGAAGAATCTAGAGGACTTCCAGATCTCCCCTAATGGAAAAGTAGGCATTGTATCCAAGGGCGATGATAACATCAATGTCTTGGACCTGCACAGCGGGAAGCTAAGGGTCGTCCATGCTGCTGGGATAATTTGGCGTCAGAAGTTATCAAGAGACGGCCGATACCTCGTGTATGTCTGCTTCCGGAACTGTGACGAAGACGACGACGCCGGCGTCGTGTCCAACCTGATCGTAATGCGCCTCGCTGATGGCAAGAGCATCGGCACGTGCTCCTTATACAAGACCCCCACCTTCCTGTCGCTTTCGCAGCGAGCGCTGAACATCATCATCGGCTTCGAGGACGGCAGCATCGGCACCTACACAGTGGTGGATCGCGTCGACGCTGCCTTGAAGATTAAAATCGCCACCTCCAACAGCAGACAGATTGTCAACAACGCCTCGCAGAAGGTGCGGCCCAAGTGCTGCAACAATTCCTTCAAGACTGTTGCCGACTGCACTTGGCGGGAGTCGACCGAGGTTTTCTCAAGGGACAGCCCAATCAACGTGTCTGACTCTGGGGAAGTCGAGTCAACCACACCTATCAAAAAAGACTGA